The sequence aaatatgtgtagaaatatgtgtaagtgaaaaagtatataaaaatacatataatattatttaaaaactaaaaacatctGTTGAAATGAGTGTACCAAACGAGACCTTAACCCCTAATTTCTCAAGATGCCTACAGGCATGGCTTTATTTGGTAATTAGTAAAGGAAATTGATATGAGATTAATTAGAATCTAGAATTATAGGAAagtaaaactcttttttttaggaggaaagtaaaactaaaagaaggtttatgtggggaccggcccagaataacaagttggctgggccttgggcccgtccgaggaccattcTGTCCGAGGAGACGTCACAGCCCATAATCCCTTCCCAAGCCAACTGGGGCGAAGAAAACAcatccgaggagtaactcctcctcggacattccaAAGTCCAAGACAATGATGCATCCCAGTTACTGTAGCCCCCACTCCAAacacgtaaaaagaaagaaggctcaaaatatctcagcaaaagctgtcaccaccacattaaatgcaccacaactactctcctgaccgcattaatgaagagaagactcctgaacagtgttaccttggtcactgtaactcacaaagaactggtaagggcgtctgatggAACAGGTGTtcaagtgggggtttggatgatcaacaagtgtagggcccagatgataaaagagggcctatataatatgtaagagtCCCTCAGAAGAGAGGGACgaaaaaagaggagagagaggagagaaaagcAAGGATTCATTGTATGAATGCGTAGCCATGAATAAAACTTCCACTTTCACATCCATTTTCTTGATTTACGTTTCTACATCTGCTAAGAACATGCAACGAACCGTCTAAGTCAACTGGAACCGAGTTCTTCAGCCCATActttacaaaattcattgtgtgggagttcttgggccagggcctgaccGTCCAGGACCGGGTTAAccaaaatcgtgtccctacagttttcattcacaatattttcacaacaatatATTTCATAACAAAcactaaatagtaaattgttattagttttaatttgaatccaccactaaaattattatttttacctattaataacagctaataataacttatcatttaaaatttttctgtaaaagtattataaaaatattgcgAGCTAGCATTtcttaaaactaataaaatcaGTAAATGCTTTTAGCTTAATTTCTAAACTGCCAATTTTAGGTTAGAGTGGACGATTTTTTTCAATCAAGGGGATGAAACTTTTAGGTGGGTGAAGGATGAACGTAGGCTCTACTTTTCCTAGTCAGATTCTTAACCTTAGTTCGGTTCCTTTATGGATGGTAGAAACTAGCACTGTGGCTGTAAAGCAGTGCCACTTCTAGTACGTGCGGCGGTGCGGGTTGCAGCCACACATGCCCTTTGGGAAATAACAATAGAGATGCCAAGAAAGGCACTTATGATATGACACATCCAATTTAATACTGAAAATGTTATATAACCTTTACAGTCTAAGGTTTAGTgggttttaaaaatatgaaatggtTACTAAGTTCGATGTAGgttaaaacttcttttaaaatatcgcttagttcaattttttgcctacaccaaaaactgattgctATCTTAATCTGATGATAATAAACTATTATCAAGAGCAGATATTATAAGttgaaaatttctttaaaaaattaacattattaaatatttttaaaatataaccGTTAGATTGTATATTCTTTATACTTTAATtgcatatgtcaaattttgtgctaatcaaatattatttatacttcataatttataaacttattttatatgcataattttagattacaaaaaattgcaatttaaacaattgcttgataacatatctattgttctttaattttttgaaaattttgcaagcatggataatataaaataaaaatgtaatgcAACGgttaatttgtcaaaatttgcatcccAAAAATTTATTAAGTGAAGTTGTAATATTAGACTACAATCAAGTTTATAGCCAAACTTTActcttaaaaatataataaatgaatatcataattatttttgtgattCGGAAGACAGTGATACTGATATGATATCTAATCTGTTGCACCTTACTTGATTCAAATGGtagagtttatttatttatttatataattatttttctgaATAAATGAGAATACAAAAGCCTAAGGGCCAAGCCCATCTCAACTTTGACAAAAAAAACTAAGACGGGAAGGTAGAGCTGAGGACAGGCCCCCGGGAAGAACAAAAAACAGCCCAAAAAGCTAAATTATGGACTAGAAATTTTAAGTCTTTCTGAACAAAATTAGCTAGCCAGATCGAGCAAAATGAATCCAAAATTGATCTAACCTCAGCAAcattgttttttcaatttctcgATTAGAGTAACTTGGGACTTGGTTTATTGAATTGATGACATTCAGCATCCAAGAAAACATATTTGAGCTCTAGCTTTGATGCTTCCTCAGCCATCAAAAGAGACGCATGGGCCTCGGCCCAATTTACAGATCCTTTAACGTGAGATCCtgtccaaagtccaaacatgGCATAGCATTCCAAATCGAAAGTTTCAAACTACCtttacttatttataaacaatatttttacaacaaatcctaatagcaggttattattggttgttattgtcgaggcaaaaaagaaatcttagtgttaggttcaaatttaaactaataacaactaactacctatgatttgttgtaaaaatgttgtaaacataaCATCTCTCTCACTTATAACGTTGGTAATAATTAAAACAATGTACTGGGAAAGAGTTGCttataaccctttttttttccttttttttttttgagaaagaagtcCACATATTATTAAGGGAGGCCAGTGAAAGAGTTGCTAACTTGATATGCTCTTCTcttagcaacaacaaaaataataataaggcgaaaaactcattttcatccctacattttaacgcgattcccactttggttcctatcttttattttcaccgCTTTTAGTCCATATTTAGAAAAACGCATTCTGTTTTAGTCTCTACCGTCATCTCACTAATAGAAAATATCCACATGGCAAACAGAGTGCATTGTTGGCACTCAGAACGCCTACGtgtccattaaaataataataataaattttaatttggcaTTTAAATAATGCTACatcagcattttaatattaaaaaaagccacatcattcttttttcttttctttaattattttaaaataaaataaaataattattaaaataaaattttcttttcttttcattattttgttggaagatcatctttgtgttcttcatgttcttacCATTCATATTCTTCATgtttttagtaaattaattcctattttcttgtcttttcttttctttgcctttCCAGTACTTTCTTTAtaaccaaacaaatcaaaattcaaaacttagatCAAACAATAATCAACATACACCAACCGAAATCCAGAAATCAACATACACCCACTAAATTGAAAACCTAGAAATCAACATACACCAacaatcaaacccataaacataTCTGCATATTCAGAAATTTTAACCCAACATACACCCACTAAAACCAAAAGACCCACATCCTCTTTGTTCACAAAATCAACACCAATCTCCAAGTTGGAAACCCACCAATCcatcaaaacacaaaatcaaatccaacTTGGAAACCCATTGATCTCCACCATCCTCCAAATCCCACCATTCTCTCAAACCCAGCCTTTGGAATCATAACCCACAAATCCACCACAGATCAATGTACCAATCCACCATAAACCCAAATCAACAAATCTCACAAACCCACGAACCCACAAATCCATAAACCCAGATTAGCAAAActcacaaacccacaacccacaaacccaaatctaCACCACTGagttgagagatagagagatgaaaGAGAGAAACTTGCCTATCTGGGAGAGAGAGACAACGATTCGTGAGAGTGGGTCGGTCACAGGTGGTCAAAGAGAGACTTGAGCGAATCGTGAGAGTGGGTCGGTCACAGGTGGTGAGGCGATGAACCACCGTCGGTTTTAGTGGCGGTGGCAGTGGAGATGAGCAAAAAGGCGGGCCATGGAGTTAGAAAGAGTTGTAAGCTTAGTTGGGGAAGAAAATGGAGAACACATAGTTCTaagttcttcatgttcttccaaaaaaaagaaaaaaaaatttaactaatttcttttctttttaaaaaaaataattaggttagaaattttattattatttttatctgatgtaacttttttttaaaattaaattgctgacgtgccatttttaaaaatgcaaataaattttttattattattttaatggatgCGTAGGTGTTCTGAGTGCCAACAATGCACTCCGTCTGCCACGTGGAAATTTTCTGTTAGTGAGATGATGATAGGGACTTAAACAGAACGCGTTTTTCTAAATatggactaaaagtggtaaaaataaaaaatagggacTAAAGTAGAAATCGCGTGAAAATATAGGGACGAAAATGGGTTCTTcgcctaataataataataacatgcTCTTCATTTTGTACATCTTGCTCTTAACTAAATGCAGCTTGACGGTATAAAGTTTAAACATTAATGTCTCGCATTGGTAGAAtgatggttcttttttttttcttttttttttttttttttgctaagtatGATGGTTCATATTCTTGGTAACTTTTAGACCGTGCTTTTGCAATGGAGAAAGTTTGCCCTCCAATCCTGATTAAAAACTAACATGTGTCATTGTCATATACAAAACATATGACCAACTTCCATACTTAACAGTTAACTACACCCATCTATTTCtgtcaattaaaagaaaaaataataatttaaactgatcttctctctctctctctctctctctcatcacaaATAACTCAAACTAGTTTGAACCCAAACTTTGTGCCTTTTGTAATTATGCATGTTTTCACTAAGCTACCAAAAGAGtctaaattttcaaagaatttttataatattgCATAACAACAATATTGTAAGAATTTGAAAACTTTTGgctttttctttccaaaaaagcaaaaaaaaaaaaaaaaaaaaaaatctattaacaAAATGTTTGGATTTATTAGAACATCTCTACCGGATTTTACTTTCTCACCCAATTAACGACGAGAGaagaaaccatttttttattttgcctacttactttttcaaatacactatttattatctcatttaaatattataatcttcttttattcttcctttactctttctttctcaatAAATATATTTGAGAATTGGATCTCGCGAAGCACTTGCATTAACAACATATCCAATCATAGGATTgtaacattttaattttcatactaacatttttttttcaagagctatatttttcaaatcagATCTCGCAAAGCACATGCAGCAACATCATATCTAGTCAGAGgattatcaaattttaatttttgtagtcACATTATTtaacaatgtttttttattataataaaattatttaattatgttattctttgttgtaaaattttcaaatctataTTAGTCTTATTAGAAAAACAGAGGAGAGTTCTGGAGAATTGAAACTCTACTTCATTGAACAATCAAAATGAATTGAATACACTGATACAATCAAATGcgtatatatatacatcaaaTCCCTCCACAAGTAACTAACTAGCAGCTAGCAGAAATAACAAAACTAATACACGTGCCTGTCACATGCTGAGTTAAATACATATACAGAACTAAACTACATGCCGTTTACTGTACAAATTGATTCTCTGGAACTTTGCTTCTTATCTGTGCTCTTGATTCTGCTCCTCTTAGCTCCATTACTTCCTTTAGCATCttgacacccccccccccccttcaagTGGAAGAGGGCCATGAATATTGACCATATTCAACTTGGatacaagaaagaaaaattgttgGGCATTCAAGGCTTTGGTTAACAAGTCTGCAATTTGAGAATTGGTCCTAACATGTAACATTCTGACATACCCTTCCAACACTTTATCTTTGACAAGGTGACAATCAATCTTTATATGCTTTGTTCTTTCATGAAAAACAGGGTTTGCAGCAATGTGAAGGGTTGCCTGACTATCACAGAACAAGAGGGTTGCTTGAGGGTGCTTTATTTGAAAATCATGAAGGACATATAAGAGCTAAATGATCTCATAGACTGCTACTGCCATTGATCTGTACTCAGACTTTGCTGAAGACCTTAAGACTGTTTGTTGCTTCTTTGACTTCCATGAAATCAAAGATTCACCAAGGAATATGCAAAAACCAGTGATAGATCTCCTAATGTTAGGGCATGAAGCCCAGTCTACATCAGCAAAAGCCTTCAAGTGTAGTTCTGATTTGCTTGAGAAAAACAACCCTTGGCCTGGTGAATTTTTTAGATATTGCAAGACCTTATGAGCTGCTTACAAATGAGGCTCTCTAGGATGTGCCATAAACTAGCTTTAGTCTATTCATAGCAAAGGTTATGTCAGGCCTAGTTATTGTCAAGTATAGCAACCTTCCTATCAATCTTTTGTAGGAGCTTGGATCTTGCAACTCCTTCCCCTCATACTTACTAAGCTTGAGATTTTGATCCATAGGCACTTTGGCTAGTTTACAACCTAACATGCTAGCATCACCCAACACCTCAAGTGTGTACTTTCTTTGGCATAAATTGATACCATCAGTAGTCCTTGCAACTTCAAGGCCTAAGAAAAACTTCAAATCACCCAAATCTTTTAGCTTGAACTGTTGATCCAATAAAATCTTCAACTCATCAACTGCTTGCTTGTTATCACTAGCAATCaatatatcatcaacataaaccaaTAGAGCAATAAAGGAAGTAGAGGTCTTCTTAATGAAAAGAGAGTAATCAGCCTTGGACTGTGTAAATCTGAGAAGAACCAATATAGTGGAAAACTTGGCAAATCACTACCTTGAAGCTTGTTTTAGTCCATACAAGGATTTAGTAAGCTTGCATACCAGTGACTTCTTCCTTCAATTCACCATGAAGGAAGGCATTATTTACATCATGTTGACAAAGATACCAGCCTTGCACATCAGCCACTGCAAAAAGACATTTAACAGTAACAAGCTTTGCAACAGGTGAGAAAGTTTCAATGTAATCAAGGCCTTCTTTCTGTATGAAGCCTTTAGCCACCAACCTGGCTTTATATCTTTCCACAGTGCCATCAGATTTGTACTTCACCCTATATACCCACTTACAACCAATTGTCTTTTTATGAAATGGAAGAGCTGTGGGAGTCCAAGTGTGATTAGCTTCAAGGGCAAAAATCTTAGCTGCCATAGCCTCTTTCCACTTGGGATCTTAAACTACTTGGTGATAGAATTTAGGCTCCTCAATTGAAGAAATGGCATTATAGAAATGCCAATATCTAGGAGACAATTTGTGGGAAGACAGGTAAGAGGATAAAGGGTAAGCAATACTAGGTTGAACTTAAGACACCTGATTGCACTTATAAGCTTGCAAATAAGCAGGCCTATGTGAAATCCTAGTTGATTTTCTAAGAGGTGGAATGGAAGCAGGAGGTGCAGCAGGAGGTGTAGTATGGACAGAAGGTGAGGAATGATCAAGGAAAACATTAGATTGATTAGGATGGACATTAGATTGATTAGGGGGAATAGCAGACTGATTAGAAACATCAGAATGACCCAAGTGAATAGGTAAGGAACCAATaagaatagaagaagaagaagaagaagaagaagaagaagaagaggaagaagtgtCTGAACAAGTATGGGAATGAGGAACATGCTCAATAATAGAAGTGGAGTCTGCAAGTGGAAGTGGAATAGAAATTGGACAAGAGGAAGAGTCAAAATTAGGAGTAGATGAATTAGATAAAGGAAAAGAGGTGACACCAgataaggaagaagaagaatttgaaaaaGGGAAGATAGACTCATGAAAGACAACATCTCTAGAGATAGTAATCTTTCTAGTATGAAGGTTAAGGACTTTGTAACCTTTTATATTAAAAGGGTAGCCTAAAAAGACCCATGGGGAAACTCTAGAATCAAGCTTCAACCTGTGGACAGAAGGGTTGAAACAAAACACAAGCAACCAAACACTCTAAGATGAGTAAAAGAAGGCTGTTTATGAAACAAAAGCTCAAATGGGGATTTATGACCTAACAATGGCATAGGCAACCTGTTAAGCAGATAAGTAGCTATCAAAATACATTCTCCCAATATGCTGAGGGCAGATTGGATTGAAACTGAAGAGATCTAGCAACATTCAAAAGATGTTGGTGTTTTCTCTTAACCACAGAATTTTGCTGAGGTGTATAAATACAACTCTTTTGATGCACAATGTCATGATCACTATAAAAGTTGGACAAAGAGAATTCAGGAGCATTATTTGATCTGATTGCCTTAATGCCAATGTTAAATTGAgtcaaaatcatattataaaatgaaatcaaaagcTATTTAACATCAGACTTAGCTTTCATGAGATATACCCAAGTAGACCTAGTGGCATCATCAACAATGGTAAGAAAGAACCTAAAACCATCATAAGTGCAAACATAATAGGGACCCCAAACATCTACATGAATCAAAGCAAATGGCTCAATACTCATATTATTGTTTGAAGGAAATGGCAGCCTCTTCTGCTTAGCCAAAGGATAGATGGTACAAATGTCATTACAtttggaagaaaaagaaggcaAAACATCTTGCAAAGATgacattttattaaaagaagGGTGTCCTAATCTAAAATGCCACAAAATGGATATATCTTTATTACAGACAGATGCTAAAAAAGCTGACTTGGGAAGCATGTTGGTGGAGAGGTAGTCTGACAGAAAAGGTGGAGTCCTAGAAGTGTTGTTCTGCAGCAAGTACAGACCATGTTGGACTTCACCCACTCCAATCGTCCTCCAACAAGAAAGGTCCTGAATGAAGCAAAATTGAGACAAAAAGGCAATCCTTAAGTGAGTTGACTGACAGACACAAgattaaatgaaaaagaaggaacacaaagaacatgTTCAAGGGTAAGTGAATTGGACAGTTTGACAATACCAATGTGAGTAACATGAGCAGATTCACCATTAGGTAATTCAACAACACAATGGGAAACAGCAATATAagagtgaaaaagtgaaagagaACAAGCAATATGATCACTTGCACCTATGTCAAGAACCCAAGTACTACCACCAAAAACAAATCTATTCACAAGCTTAGCAGAGAAAATGGAATGCTTAAGATTACCAGCCAAAATAGTTGATTGAGAAGTAGAAGCTTGGTTGGAAGAAACACTGTTAGCCATAGCAATTGAACTATTATGAGAATCAGATCCTCCAATCATGGCAAGCAATTTCTGACATTGCTCCATTGTAAAAGGAAATTGCTGTGGAGTTGGTGTTGCAACAAACTCTTGAACAAAATCAAGAGAAGAGACCGGATTTGCCCTTGCCTTAGTCTTATATCCAGGAGGATATCCATGAATTTTGTAGCATTTCTCCACAGTATGACCAAGCAATCCACAATGGCTGCAAGTAGGCCCCTCCTTTCCTTTCTTGAAAGTCTTGGAACCAGAACCAAGATTCATTGTTTTGGCTGCAAGGGCTGTGGATTTAACAAAAGGACCATTGTTGCTATATCCAACTGACCTCTACCTTTCATCTTGAACCAACAATGAATGTACCTTATCAATAGAAGGAATGGGATCTATTAACATAATTTGGCCTCGAATGTAAGAGAATGAATCATTGAGACCCATTAGAAGCTGCATAATTGCTTCTCTGTGCTGAAGATTGGAAATCTTTTCATTCACATGACACACACACTTCTCACAAGAACAAagaggaagttttttttttttgagaatcaagaaCAAAGAGGAAGTGGTTCATAGTTTTGTATTTCATCCCATAAGATTGAGAGATTGGTAAAATAATCACTCACAGTGAGTCCCCCCTAAGAAATTATAGCAAGATCTTTCTGCAATTGGTAAACCCTAGGTCCATTGCCTTGAAAGAACATATTCGGAAGCTTCTTCCAAACTTCCTTGGCAGTCCTCTGATACACCATACTAGTTGCAATTTTAGGGGAAACACAATTGATGATCCAAGAAACCACAATTGCATTGCTTCGTGACCAACTTTGAATAAGAAGAGGAACTTTCTCCATGGCAGAAGTTAGAGAAGTAGAGCCATCAATTAACCAAAATTTATTCTTGATCCTAAGAGCTCTCTCCATAGATCATGCCCATGTAGGGTAGTTTTCTCTTCCAATCAATGGCTAAGATACAAGAATTGCACCACAGCTCTTGACGTGGTGAAGGAAGAAGGATGTGATTCATCAATGGTCATGCTTGTAGAAGCTTGATCAAAAGATGCCATTGATGAAGCTTTGAAAGGAAAACCCTAGcttttgaaaaagaagaaattgaaacgAAGAAATTAGGCGGAAGCAAGAAATGATTGCTCCAACACCATATTGGAAAAACAGAGGAGAGTTCTGGAGAATTGAAACTCTATTTCATTGAACAATCAAAATGAATTGAATACACTAATACAATCAGATGcgtatatatatacattaaaTCCCTCCACAAGTAACTAACTAGCAGCTAATAGA is a genomic window of Quercus lobata isolate SW786 chromosome 2, ValleyOak3.0 Primary Assembly, whole genome shotgun sequence containing:
- the LOC115973109 gene encoding uncharacterized protein LOC115973109, with the protein product MNLGSGSKTFKKGKEGPTCSHCGLLGHTVEKCYKIHGYPPGYKTKARANPVSSLDFVQEFVATPTPQQFPFTMEQCQKLLAMIGGSDSHNSSIAMANSVSSNQASTSQSTILAGNLKHSIFSAKLVNRFVFGGSTWVLDIGASDHIACSLSLFHSYIAVSHCVVELPNGESAHVTHIGIVKLSNSLTLEHVLCVPSFSFNLVSDLSCWRTIGVGEVQHGLYLLQNNTSRTPPFLSDYLSTNMLPKSAFLASVYVWGPYYVCTYDGFRFFLTIVDDATRSTWAIRSNNAPEFSLSNFYSDHDIVHQKSCIYTPQQNSVVKRKHQHLLNVARSLQFQSNLPSAYWENSAIPPNQSNVHPNQSNVFLDHSSPSVHTTPPAAPPASIPPLRKSTRISHRPAYLQAYKCNQVS